The Notoacmeibacter ruber DNA segment AAGAGAATGGCCGGCGTCTCGCCAGGCTGCGCGACGAGGCGGACTGCAAGGTTCTGCTGGCCCTAAAAGCCTTCGCCATCCCGGCCTGCGCGCCGATCCTCGATCGCTATCTCGACGGCACCGCCGCCTCGGGCCTCTGGGAGGCGAAGCTCGGACGCGAGGCGTTCGGCGGCGAAGTTCACACCTACGCGCCCGGTCTCAAGCCGGCAGATCTGCCGGATATGGTCGCCAACACCGACGCGCTGATCTTCAACAGTCTCAGCCAGTATGAGCGCTTCGCACCGCTGCTCGCCGAGACGGAAGGGGCGGGGAATCTGCATCTTGGGCTGCGCATCAATCCGCGCCATCAGGAGGTGGAGAACGCGCTCTACGATCCCGCCGGACCATGGAGCCGCCTCGGCATTGACGGCAGAGCCCTTTCGCCAGACGATCTCGAACCGTTTTCCTTCCTGCATATTCACGCGCTCTGCGACCATGGCTTCGATGCCTTTGCGCGCATGGTCGCCGCTGTCGAGAAACGTCTCGGCCATCTCTTTCCGGCCATTGAAGAGATCAATCTGGGCGGCGGCGTTCTGTGGACGGATGACAGTTTTCCGCTCGACGATGCCATTGCTTTTTTGAAGGATTTTCAGAGACGAACCGGCCTTCACGTAACCCTTGAGCCGGGCACGGCCGTCGCGCTCCATGCCGGCGCCATGGTCGCAGAAGTGCTGGACTTCATGACGGCGCAACAGGGCGTCGGCGCTCCGGTCATCATCACCGATCTGTCGGCGACCTGCCATTTGCCGGACGCGCTGGAAGCGCCGTTCACACCCGATTGCCTCGGCGCAGAAAGCCTGCCACGCACGCTGAGACCGAGCGAGGTCAATGATCCGAACATTGCGCGGGTCGGCGGTCCGACCTGCCTCGCCGGCGATACGATCGGCACCTATCGGTTCGACGCGCTTCCCTCCATCGGCGACCGGCTCGTCTTCGCGGATCTGGGATACTATACGACCGTCAAGAGCACGACCTTCAACGGCACGCCTCTACCCTCCATCGTCCTGTGGGACAGTGGATCGGGCAGCTTGGAACCGGTTGCAGACTTCTCTTGGGATATGTTTGCAGAGCGGCTCGGCTGGCGGTCCTAGCTCGCGATCCTCAGCATATTGCCATCTTCATCGGGCTCCCCGACCTGCTGAAGCCATTCCTCAAATGCATCGGACGATAGCGCCTTGCTGAACAGAAAGCCCTGGCCGATATCGCAGCCGACCTTGTGCATTTCCAGATATTGATCGTTCTGCTCGATCCCTTCAGCCGTTGTCGCCAGTTTCAGCGTGCGGCTGAGCGAAACGATGGCCTGAACGACGCTCATGCTCCGTTCGTCCGCCATGCACTGCATGACGAAGCTGCGATCGATCTTGACGCGGTCGATCTTCAGGCTCGCCAATTGCGAGAGACTGGAATAGCCGGTCCCGAAATCGTCCAGCGCGATGCGAACGCCGAGCGCCTTGAGTTCCGCGATCGCATCGAGCGCGACCTCGGTGTTCTGAACGAAAGTGCTTTCCGTGATTTCCAGTTCGAGCCGGCTTGGCCGAAGTCCCGTCTCATCCAGGATCGACGCCACGCGGTAGGCCAATGCGGGATTATCAAGCTGCGTTGCCGAAAGGTTGAAGGACAGAGTTACTCTGTCATCCCAGTTTTTTGCGTCACGGCATGCACGCCGCAAAAGGCTTTCAAACAGTTCGTCGATCAGGCCAAGCTTCTCGGCCTGGGGAATGAATGTGCTCGGCGGAATTTGCGTGCCGTCCGCCTTGAACCATCGCGCCAAGGCCTCACAGCCGGCAATTCGGCCGTTTTCGAGTTCAACCAGCGGCTGATAATAAGGCTCGATCTCTTCATTGCGCACCGCTTCGCGCAAAGCCCGCTCCGCAGCGGCCGCTTCCTGAAGGTCGCTCAGGAACCATGGATGATAGACTTCGAAGCAGGTGTCGGAGCGCTTCTTCGCCTGATACATCGCAAGGTCTGCCATGTAGAGAAGGTCTTTGGCACACTCGGCATGCTGCGGCATTGACGCCAGTCCGATCGATGCACCGATGAAAAATTCATCGCCCTCGACGCGAATCGGCTTCTTCAAGGCTTTGAGAATGTCTCCGGCAATCCTGCTGGCTTCTTCAGCCGTTCCGTCGGCATAGAGCACCGTAAATTCATCGCCGCCATATCGTGTCACAATGGTTTTCGGCCTGACGTCTCCGATCCGCCGGGCGACCTCCTGGAGAATAGCGTCACCCTTCTGGTGGCCGCGAAGATCGTTGATCGACTTGAAGTTATTGAGATCCACCATCATCGCCGCGAGCGGACGATCGAACGGAAAGTCCTTGAGATAGGCCTCCAGATACCGGCGATTATAGACACCGGTCAGCGCGTCGCGATCGGCGCTCCATCGTGCCTGGCTCTCCGCCGCGTACCGCCGACGGGATTCGCCTCCTAGATCGATCAGACGACGGGCGGCATAAATGAAGCCCATCAGCCCAGCCATCAGAACAGCAAAGATAATTTCATCGAGCTCCCAGTGCTCATGACGCGCCAGATACATGAGAATGCGGTCGAACAGGTCGAAATGAAAGCTGACGAGCCAAATGGCGAGCCCTGCCATCACAAGGGCAACCGCGTCTTGCCATGCACGTCTTTTGAGTTCGGCGTTCATCGCGTCTTTCCAAACTGACAGTCGGCAGGTAGCCGAGTGCGTGAGCCCATGCCGTCATGGAAAGAGCTGCCTCGCAGTTTCGGGAGAGGACGTCATGTCCAGGATGCCGCACCCACGGCTCCATCGTCAGGTATGCCCCCCCTCGCGTTAAATGCAGTTAAACGAATACGACGCAATTTTACCGATCAGCTGATACGAACAGACTGCAACCGGAAAACGAGGCGACCCGCAGAGGTTTGATCAGCTCGCCTCTGTCACCACGTCGACCATTCGTATCGCTTCGTCGCTCGACCAGTCCGCCGGACCGTTAATCTGCGCACGAAGACAACCGTCACCGTCAACGAGGACTGTGACAGGGAGGCCGAGTGCGAGGCCTCGGGCCCTCATTGCATTGAAGATGTCGGTCGAACTGTCATGATAGAGCGGCAGCGCCTTGACTGCGGTCTCCTCCAGAAACTCACGCGGCTTTTCGAGAGACCCGGTATCGATATTCACCGCGACCACCTCGAAATCTTCACCGGCCCTGGCTGTCTGCAAACGGTCGAGGGCCGGCATTTCTTCGCGGCACGGCACGCACCAGGTCGCCCAGAGATTGAGCAGCACCGTTTTTCCGGAAAAATCGGCGAGCGTCATCGCCTCTCCGTTCGGACCATTGAAGACAAGGTCGGAAAGGTTCTGTGGCTCGCTTGCCAGAACGCCCGCCACCTCTCCGGCGCGGGCGTTTTCGATCGCTTGCGCAAGAGCCTCGTTTTCATTGCAGCTTACGGCAGCGCGGTCGGAGCCCGCCGACACGCTGCCATTGCCAGGAAAGGCACCAAACACGTATAGCACCGCCGTGAAGATCAGCAGAATGAGAAAGCCGATAAAGACATAACGTCCCATCGGGCGGCGCGGGCGGGGTTCTTCGTCCATGAGTTCAAATACTCCTCTTAAGGAAACGGGCAGATATGAGCGGCGAGAAAAATAGCAATCAGATGTGGGGCGGCCGTTTCGCCTCCGGGCCGGATGCAGTGATGGACGCGATCAACGCCTCCATCGATTTCGACCGGGCTCTGTACCGTGAGGATATAGAGGGTTCGCTGGCCCATGCCGAGATGCTCGCTGCGCAAGGCATCATTTCCGACGAGGATCACGCGGCGATCAGAGACGGGCTGGCGAAGATCGAAAAGGAGATCGAGGAAGGGACCTTTCAGTTCTCCCGCCAACTCGAAGACATTCACATGAATATCGAAGCGCGGCTATCGGCGCTGATCGGTCCGGCTGCCGGTCGTTTGCATACCGGGCGCTCGCGCAACGATCAGGTGGCGCTCGATTTCCGTTTGTGGGTCAAGCGCGAATTGAAGCGGATCGACGGCGCGTTGGCCAAGCTCATCGAAACTTTCCTCGCGAGGGCCGAGGAGCACGCAGAAACCTATCTCCCCGGTTTCACCCATCTGCAAACCGCCCAGCCGGTGACATTCGGCCATCATTGCATGGCCTATGTCGAAATGTTCGGCCGCGATCGTTCGCGGGTGACCGACTGCATCGAGCGACTGGATGAAAGCCCGCTCGGCGCGGCCGCTCTCGCCGGCACCTCACTGCCGATCGATCGCCACAGTACAGCGCAGCGACTGGGTTTTCGTGAACCCACACGCAACAGTCTCGATACCGTATCCGACCGCGATTTCGCGCTCGAATTCCTGTCGCTGTCCGCCATTTGCGGCATGCACCTGTCACGCCTTGCCGAAGAGATCGTCATCTGGTCGACCCCGCAATTCGGCTTTATCCGACTTTCGGACTCCTTCTCCACCGGCTCCTCCATCATGCCGCAGAAGAAGAATCCGGACGCCGCCGAACTGATTCGGGCGAAGACCGGACGCCTCAATGGCGCGCTGATCACGCTTCTGACGGTCATGAAGGGCCTGCCGCTCGCCTATTCGAAGGACATGCAGGAAGACAAGGAAGCGGTCTTCGATGCCGCCGAAACGCTGGACCTGATGATCGCGGCGATGACGGGCATGGTCTCCGATATGGAGGTGCGCGTCGAGAACATGGCCGCCGCCGCGGGATCGGGCTTTGCCACCGCGACGGACCTCGCCGACTGGCTCGTCCGCCAGGTCAATCTGCCCTTTCGGCAGGCCCATCATGTGACGGGACGTGCTGTCGCGCTGGCCGAGGAGCGCGGCGTCGACCTCGCGGACCTGCCGCTCGCCGACCTTCAGGCCATCGATCCGGCAATCACCGAGGACGTTTACAAGGTGCTGACGGTGGAAAGCTGCGCGAAGGCGCGCACCTCTTACGGCGGCACCGCACCGGACAATGTTCGCCAGCAGATCGCCTTCTGGCGGGACCGCCTTAAGAATGAGCCATAACCGTTCATGCCGGGCCTTCAACCAATGGGCGTTTCCGGCTAGAAAAGCGTGATCCAGGGGAACCCGTTCATGATGCGCCTGCCTTCTCTGACCCTTCTGACCCTGATCGCGGGCGCGTTGGCCGTTTCCGCATGTGGTCGCCGCGCTGATCTTGAAAAGCCAACGGCGTCGGCCCCGGCCGTGGAGGAAGATCAGCGCATTGCCGGCCCGCTGGCCGTGCCTCTTGGCCGCGAAGACGCGACAGCCGCGCGAACCGCGGCAGCCCAACTCGAGGACGGCACACTGGAAACCCAGGAAAGTCTCGACACCAGCCGCGACGATTCCGAGAAGCCCAGCAGACCCTTCTTTCTCGATAGACTCGTGGAATAATCGTGAATCATTTTGAATATATCGACGGCGTTCTCCACGCCGAGAACGTGCCTGTTCCCCTGATCGCCGAGCAGGTCGGCACACCCGTCTATATTTATGCCGCGGCCACGTTACGCCGCCACTATCGCGTCTTCGCGGAAGCCTTTTCCGATATAGACAGCCTCATCTGCTATGCGATGAAGGCCAATTCCAATCAGGCCGTCCTCAAACTTCTGGCCGAGGAAGGCGCTGGCGCCGATGTGGTTTCGGAAGGCGAATTGCGCCGCGCCCTGGCTGCCGGCATTCCGCCGGAGCGCATCGTCTTTTCCGGTGTCGCGAAAACCGCGCGGGAGATGGACTTCGCTCTTGCCACGGGCATTCACTGCTTCAATGTCGAAAGCGAGCCCGAGCTCGAATTGCTGTCGTCGCGCGCCGCCGCGAGTGGCACGACAGCGTCGATCTCGCTTCGCATCAATCCTGACGTCGACGCCAAGACCCATGCGAAGATTTCAACGGGAAAGGCCGAGAACAAGTTCGGCATACCCTATGCACGGGCTCGCGAGGTCTATCGCCGCGCCGCAGCCATGCCAGGTATCCGCGTCATCGGGATCGACATGCATATCGGTAGCCAGATCACCGAGCTTGCACCTTTCGACGCTGCAGCGACGGTGCTGAGTAATCTGGTGCGCGACCTGCGGGAAGATGGCCACACGATTGAGCATGTGGATTTCGGTGGGGGGCTGGGCATCCCTTATCTGGACGACAATAATCCGCCGCCCCTTCCCGCCGACTACGCCGCGGTCGTTGCCAGACATGCGAGTGATCTGGGCGTGAAGGCCGTCTTTGAGCCCGGACGTCTGATTGCCGGAAATGCCGGCATTCTGGTGACCGAGGTGATTTACCTTAAAGAGGGCGACGCGAAGAATTTCATTATCGTCGATGCGGGTATGAACGACCTGATCCGCCCGACGCTCTACGAGGCGCACCACTCCATCCGGCCGGTCGAGATCAAGGCATCGACGACACCCTGGATCACGGCCGATGTGGTCGGTCCGGTGTGTGAAACGGGCGACTATCTGGCGAAGGACAGGGAGATGAGCCGCGCGGTCTCGGGCGACCTTCTGGCTGTTTCCTCTGCGGGCGCCTACGCTGCCGTTCAGGCGAGCACCTATAATTCTCGCCTTCTTGTCCCTGAAGTTCTGGTCGATGGCGATCGCTGGCATGTGATCCGCCCCCGTCAGGATTATGAGGCATTGATTGCCCTGGACAGTGTCCCGGACTGGCTCTGACCGTCACCGACATTACAAATCGGTCATGGCCTCGCAAAACCCGCATTTCTTGCTAGTCTGACGATAGGCGTGAATGGGTCGCGTCGACGGTTCAAGGAAGCGCGATGCCAGAGACACCGCACTCCACCTCCTCCAGTCATGGTTCATTCGGACTGCAGTCGGCGCGATTGCGCCGAACACGGATCGGCATGGCTGCGACCATGGTGGCGGAGAGGCTCTGGCCGCTCATCCTTCCCCCGCTCCTCCTGATCGCCATGCTGCTGATTTTTGCCTGGTTCGGCCTTTTCCGGGCGATGGGCGATGAAGTGCGGTTCGGCGTCCTCGCCATTCTGGGACTGGCAGCGCTCGCTGCGCTGAGCCGCTTGCGGCATTTCCGTGCTCCGCGATCCGCTGAGATCGACCAGCGTCTCGAGCGGCACAATCAGTTGCGTCACCAGCCGATCGCCACGCAGGAGGACCGGCTTTCCGAAAGCTCGGCGAACGATCCTTTCGCGGCACTCCTCTGGCAGGAACACAGAAAGCGGATGGCGGAACGCATCGGCGTGCTGGGCACGGGCCTGCCGGCGAGCGATATTGCGAGGCGCGATCCCTATGGCATTCGCGTGGTCATTCCGCTCCTGCTCGTGGTCGCTTTCGCCTTCTCCTTTTCCGAAGCAGGCGGTCGCCTGACAGACGCCTTTGCGGCCAAAAGCGAAAGGCTCGGTGCAGCACCAGCGCGAATCGACGCTTGGGTGACCCCTCCCGATTATACCGGCCGTGCGCCTGTCTTCCTGACAGCCGAGCAGAACCGAAACGAAACCCTCTTCACAGTGCCGCGATTTTCAACGGTGACAGTTCGCATCACGGAAGGCGATGCCGAGGTTCGCTGGAAGCCCATTGCCGGCGACGCCGAAATCTTGCCTCCGAGCGACGAAGAGAACCAGCCGGATACCGCCCAGTATGATTACGTGTTGGAGGCCGACGGTACACTCTCGATCGGCGATCGCCAGCCGGGCCCGTTTGCCTTTTCGGTGACACCCGATCAACCGCCGCAGGCCCGTTTCAGCGAAACGCCCTCGGAGGAAGCCAGCGGCGCGCTCGCGCTCCGATACGAGATGAGTGACGATTACGGCGTGACCGAAGCGCAGGCTCTCATCGAGACGCTCGACCCCGCCGACCCCGAAGCCCGTCCGCTCTATGAACCGCCGGTGATCGATCTCCGCGTGCCGCCCAAGCGCGGCAATGGCAAGGGTGAAACGGTACAGGATCTGGTCGAAAGCCCATTTGCCGGCATGGCGGTTGGCGTCCAGATCGTCGTGGAAGACGGCGCGGGGCAGACGGCCCGCAGCGAAACGGCCAAACTTTTCCTGCCGCAGCGGCGCTTCACCAATCCCCTTGCACTTGCCGTTCTGGAACAGCGCCAATTGCTCGCCATGGATGCCGATGACAAACCCTATGTCCAGAGGCTGCTCTCGGCGACGATGCTACGCCCGGATGAAACCTTTACGCGCCTGGCCGACTATCTGGCGCTGACCACCGTCGCATCGCGTCTGCGATACGCGCAGACTGACGACGAACTGCGTGCCGTGGTCGATTATATGTGGGAAGTCGCCATCGGTATCGAGGATGGCAACCTCACCGCAGCGGAAAAGCGCCTGCGCGATGCGCAGCAGGCTCTGCGCGAAGCCATCGATCGGGGTGCTTCGCCGGACGAGATCGACAGGCTGATGGACGAACTGCGAACCGCCATGGCCGACTACATGCGCGAACTGGCGGAAAATGCGGCTCGCGATCCGAACCTTGCCAACCAGCCGCAGCCGGACCCCAGCCAGATGATGACCGGTGAAGACCTTCAGGACATGCTCGACCGTCTGGAAGAGCTGGCAAAGAGCGGCGACAAGGAGGCCGCCCAGCAACTGCTCTCGATGATGGAGCAGATGATGCAGAACATGCAGGCGATGCAGGGCCGGTCCGGCCAACAGAGCGCGCAGGGCCAGATGCGTCAGCAGATGGACCGCATGGGCGAAATGATGCGCGAGCAGCAGGAATTGATGGACGAGACCTTTCGTCGCCAGCAGGGACAACAGGGGCAACCGGGCGAGCAGCCGTCGCCCGGCCAGGACGGGCAGCCGGGACAAGGGCAATCCGGTCAGGGACAGCAATCGCCGTCCGGGCCGCCGCAGTCGGGACAGGGCGAGCAGCCCGGTCAGCAAGGCGGCAACGGACTGGCCGGCCAGAGCATGCAGGATCTGCAGGAGCGCCAACGCCAGTTGCAACAGGATCTGGGACGGCTGATGGAAGATCTGCAGGGCTCCGGGATCGAGCCCGGCGAAGGCTTCGACGATGCTGGAGACGCCATGGGGCGGGCCGGCGACGACCTTGCCGAAGAGGATGGTCGCGGTGCTGTCGGCAATCAGGGCGATGCGCTGGAGGCCATGCGTCGGGGCGCCCAGGACATGATGAACCAGATGCAGGCCATGCAGGAAGGCCAGCCCGGCGATCAGGGCGGCCCCGGCGAAAACG contains these protein-coding regions:
- a CDS encoding carboxynorspermidine decarboxylase, which produces MTTPRGSEGEAQMRALPQGNFHRFDPVAVPSPCLVLDTARLEENGRRLARLRDEADCKVLLALKAFAIPACAPILDRYLDGTAASGLWEAKLGREAFGGEVHTYAPGLKPADLPDMVANTDALIFNSLSQYERFAPLLAETEGAGNLHLGLRINPRHQEVENALYDPAGPWSRLGIDGRALSPDDLEPFSFLHIHALCDHGFDAFARMVAAVEKRLGHLFPAIEEINLGGGVLWTDDSFPLDDAIAFLKDFQRRTGLHVTLEPGTAVALHAGAMVAEVLDFMTAQQGVGAPVIITDLSATCHLPDALEAPFTPDCLGAESLPRTLRPSEVNDPNIARVGGPTCLAGDTIGTYRFDALPSIGDRLVFADLGYYTTVKSTTFNGTPLPSIVLWDSGSGSLEPVADFSWDMFAERLGWRS
- a CDS encoding putative bifunctional diguanylate cyclase/phosphodiesterase; the encoded protein is MNAELKRRAWQDAVALVMAGLAIWLVSFHFDLFDRILMYLARHEHWELDEIIFAVLMAGLMGFIYAARRLIDLGGESRRRYAAESQARWSADRDALTGVYNRRYLEAYLKDFPFDRPLAAMMVDLNNFKSINDLRGHQKGDAILQEVARRIGDVRPKTIVTRYGGDEFTVLYADGTAEEASRIAGDILKALKKPIRVEGDEFFIGASIGLASMPQHAECAKDLLYMADLAMYQAKKRSDTCFEVYHPWFLSDLQEAAAAERALREAVRNEEIEPYYQPLVELENGRIAGCEALARWFKADGTQIPPSTFIPQAEKLGLIDELFESLLRRACRDAKNWDDRVTLSFNLSATQLDNPALAYRVASILDETGLRPSRLELEITESTFVQNTEVALDAIAELKALGVRIALDDFGTGYSSLSQLASLKIDRVKIDRSFVMQCMADERSMSVVQAIVSLSRTLKLATTAEGIEQNDQYLEMHKVGCDIGQGFLFSKALSSDAFEEWLQQVGEPDEDGNMLRIAS
- the tlpA gene encoding thiol:disulfide interchange protein TlpA, which translates into the protein MDEEPRPRRPMGRYVFIGFLILLIFTAVLYVFGAFPGNGSVSAGSDRAAVSCNENEALAQAIENARAGEVAGVLASEPQNLSDLVFNGPNGEAMTLADFSGKTVLLNLWATWCVPCREEMPALDRLQTARAGEDFEVVAVNIDTGSLEKPREFLEETAVKALPLYHDSSTDIFNAMRARGLALGLPVTVLVDGDGCLRAQINGPADWSSDEAIRMVDVVTEAS
- the argH gene encoding argininosuccinate lyase, with the translated sequence MSGEKNSNQMWGGRFASGPDAVMDAINASIDFDRALYREDIEGSLAHAEMLAAQGIISDEDHAAIRDGLAKIEKEIEEGTFQFSRQLEDIHMNIEARLSALIGPAAGRLHTGRSRNDQVALDFRLWVKRELKRIDGALAKLIETFLARAEEHAETYLPGFTHLQTAQPVTFGHHCMAYVEMFGRDRSRVTDCIERLDESPLGAAALAGTSLPIDRHSTAQRLGFREPTRNSLDTVSDRDFALEFLSLSAICGMHLSRLAEEIVIWSTPQFGFIRLSDSFSTGSSIMPQKKNPDAAELIRAKTGRLNGALITLLTVMKGLPLAYSKDMQEDKEAVFDAAETLDLMIAAMTGMVSDMEVRVENMAAAAGSGFATATDLADWLVRQVNLPFRQAHHVTGRAVALAEERGVDLADLPLADLQAIDPAITEDVYKVLTVESCAKARTSYGGTAPDNVRQQIAFWRDRLKNEP
- the lysA gene encoding diaminopimelate decarboxylase translates to MNHFEYIDGVLHAENVPVPLIAEQVGTPVYIYAAATLRRHYRVFAEAFSDIDSLICYAMKANSNQAVLKLLAEEGAGADVVSEGELRRALAAGIPPERIVFSGVAKTAREMDFALATGIHCFNVESEPELELLSSRAAASGTTASISLRINPDVDAKTHAKISTGKAENKFGIPYARAREVYRRAAAMPGIRVIGIDMHIGSQITELAPFDAAATVLSNLVRDLREDGHTIEHVDFGGGLGIPYLDDNNPPPLPADYAAVVARHASDLGVKAVFEPGRLIAGNAGILVTEVIYLKEGDAKNFIIVDAGMNDLIRPTLYEAHHSIRPVEIKASTTPWITADVVGPVCETGDYLAKDREMSRAVSGDLLAVSSAGAYAAVQASTYNSRLLVPEVLVDGDRWHVIRPRQDYEALIALDSVPDWL
- a CDS encoding TIGR02302 family protein; the protein is MPETPHSTSSSHGSFGLQSARLRRTRIGMAATMVAERLWPLILPPLLLIAMLLIFAWFGLFRAMGDEVRFGVLAILGLAALAALSRLRHFRAPRSAEIDQRLERHNQLRHQPIATQEDRLSESSANDPFAALLWQEHRKRMAERIGVLGTGLPASDIARRDPYGIRVVIPLLLVVAFAFSFSEAGGRLTDAFAAKSERLGAAPARIDAWVTPPDYTGRAPVFLTAEQNRNETLFTVPRFSTVTVRITEGDAEVRWKPIAGDAEILPPSDEENQPDTAQYDYVLEADGTLSIGDRQPGPFAFSVTPDQPPQARFSETPSEEASGALALRYEMSDDYGVTEAQALIETLDPADPEARPLYEPPVIDLRVPPKRGNGKGETVQDLVESPFAGMAVGVQIVVEDGAGQTARSETAKLFLPQRRFTNPLALAVLEQRQLLAMDADDKPYVQRLLSATMLRPDETFTRLADYLALTTVASRLRYAQTDDELRAVVDYMWEVAIGIEDGNLTAAEKRLRDAQQALREAIDRGASPDEIDRLMDELRTAMADYMRELAENAARDPNLANQPQPDPSQMMTGEDLQDMLDRLEELAKSGDKEAAQQLLSMMEQMMQNMQAMQGRSGQQSAQGQMRQQMDRMGEMMREQQELMDETFRRQQGQQGQPGEQPSPGQDGQPGQGQSGQGQQSPSGPPQSGQGEQPGQQGGNGLAGQSMQDLQERQRQLQQDLGRLMEDLQGSGIEPGEGFDDAGDAMGRAGDDLAEEDGRGAVGNQGDALEAMRRGAQDMMNQMQAMQEGQPGDQGGPGENGQARGTDDRDPLGRPRATRGPDFGDTTKVPEEIEAERARRILEEIRRRLGDRLSPELERQYLERLLEAR